The DNA region GGGGCGCAGGCGCTCGAGGAGGGTTGCCACCCAGCGCCCTTCGAGGTCGGGGCGATGCGTCAGGCATTCCTCCACCGCCTCGACGAGCCGGAGACACGCCTTGTGCTCGTCGAGGGTCTCGGTCAGCTCGCTCTGGGGAATCGGGGTGCCCGCAAGGTCGCGCTCGCTCATGACGAACCCCCACACTCGCCCGGCGGTGGGGCCGCCACGCGAGAAAAATGCGCGACGCGACGAAGCCGACGTCGTCCGTTGCGCTCCGGGGGGAGGAGCTTCGCGGCCGCGCCGCGCCGGATGCCTGTCGAGCGGCCGCTAGATGCGAGTTCCGTTCCCGGCGACGACCTTGGGGAACCCCCGGGAGGTGTGCACCGCGCCGTCGGGGGAGACGATCCGTACGGAGACCCCCGGGAGGGCCTCCGCCGCAGGGATCGCCCGTTCCGGCCCCATCACGAACAGCCCCGTGGCGAGCGCGTCCGCCCAGGTGGCGTCGGGAGCGACGACGGTGACGGCGATCGACCCGCGCGCCGGACGTCCCGTGGCCGGGTCGAGGATGTGGTGGTATCGGACGCCGTCGCGTTCGAAGTAGCTCTCGTAATCTCCGGAGGTCACGATCGACCCCGCCTCCATCTCGACCCTCCCGGCGAGCTCCCCCTTGCGGCGCGGGTCCGCGAGCCCGACGGTCCAGGGGCGATCGCCGTTGCGGCCGCGGATGCGCAGATCGCCGCCGCCGTCGACGACGTAGTTGCCGACCCCGGCGCGCTCGAGGACCGCGGCGGCGCGATCGACGCCGTACCCCTTCCCGATCCCGCCCAGTCCGATCCGGGTCGCCGGATCGAGGATCTCGACCTCGGACCTCGCCCGGTCGACGCGGATCTTGCGGAAGCCCACGTGCCCGAGGCACGTCGCCAGCTCGTCGTCCGAGGGGACGCGGGCGTCGCGGAACGACCACAACCCGCCGCAGGTGGCGAAGGTGACGTCGAACGCGCCGCCGGTCGCCTCGGAGGCGAGCGCCGCGCGCTCGAGGACCTCGAGGAGCTCGGGGCCGACGCGGAGGGGACCGCGCCCCGCGGCCCGGTTCAGGGCGCTGATCTCGCTCGTCTCCCGCCATTCGCTCAGGAGGGCCTCGACGCGCGCGACCTCGTCGAGCGCCGCGGCGACGGCGCGGCGGGCCTGCGCCGAGGGCGGGGCGTGGACCTGGATCCGGAAGACCGTCCCCATGAGGACGCGTTGCTCGGACCAGGTCCGCGCGGCAGGCGCGCATCCGGCGGCGGCGGCGAGCAGCAGCGCGACGAGGAGGTGCGGG from Candidatus Polarisedimenticolaceae bacterium includes:
- a CDS encoding FAD:protein FMN transferase: MPRTPHLLVALLLAAAAGCAPAARTWSEQRVLMGTVFRIQVHAPPSAQARRAVAAALDEVARVEALLSEWRETSEISALNRAAGRGPLRVGPELLEVLERAALASEATGGAFDVTFATCGGLWSFRDARVPSDDELATCLGHVGFRKIRVDRARSEVEILDPATRIGLGGIGKGYGVDRAAAVLERAGVGNYVVDGGGDLRIRGRNGDRPWTVGLADPRRKGELAGRVEMEAGSIVTSGDYESYFERDGVRYHHILDPATGRPARGSIAVTVVAPDATWADALATGLFVMGPERAIPAAEALPGVSVRIVSPDGAVHTSRGFPKVVAGNGTRI